The Streptomyces sp. TLI_105 DNA segment TGTGTCGCTCCAGGCGGGCGAGCAGGGGGTGGCCGCCGGCCGGGTCCATGTCGACGCCGGCCGCGCGCAGGGCCCACCAGGCGCCGGCGAGGTTCGAGGTGAGCAGCACCCGGTCGCTGTCGCGGCCCAGCTCCTCCAGGGCGGCGAGCGTGCCCATGCCGGTGCCGGTGAAGAGGAGCGCGGTGTCGTCGGCGAGCCGGGCGTCGCGGACCCGCTCGAGTATCGCCGCGGTCGTCACCTCGTACGGGTCGAAGTGGTCCTCCCGGGCCGGGACGAGGAGCGCCTCGTCCACCGTGAGTCCGGCCGCCTGCCAGAAACCGGCGGAGGTGTCCGTCAGCCACGGCTCGTAGGGGGAGACCAGGGTCAGCCGCTCCACGCCGAGCCACTCGCAGGCGGTCAGGATGGCCTGGGTCGAGGAGCGCACCGGATAGCCGGCCCGGTCGCTGAGCTCCTCGCAGAAGGCCCGGTCGCCCTCGGGCGCGAGCAGGTAGTGCGAGGCGCTGCAGGCGACGACGGCGGCGTCCAGGCCCATGGCGCCGAAGCCCGCCAGGGTGTCGGGCAGCGCCTCGTTCCACGCCTCCAGCATCTCGAGGAGCCCCTTGCCGGGCGTCACCGGGAAGCGGCTCGTGTACACGTTCATGCGCTCGCCGACCAGCCGGTTGAACTCCGGCTCCGCCGTGGGGTTCTCCGGCGGGACGACGACGCCGAGCCGCGGGGTCGCGAGAAGGTCCATCATGAAATTCCCGTCTCCTGGGGTGATTTCCTGGCTTTCCTGTTGCTTGCCCCGATGGAATCCCCCGGACACCGGGAATCTTCCCGCCCGGTCCAGATGCCTCGTCAATTGAAGTTTCTCGCACCCGACTTCATTCCGTGTTTGCACTCCTTGACAGGCTTCACATCCCCTGACAAAAGTCAAGGAAGCCTGACATGGATCTCCTTGACCCTCCTTCCGCCGTCGGCCGATTCTTGATGTCAGCACCAGCCGCATTCCAACGGCCTCGATCAAGGAGCAAAGGCAATGGCGGTATCACAGAACGGTGGCAGTGTCCCGGAGGTGCTGCCCCACATATCCGACGCGACCCTGCGGGACTCGGCCCACATGGCCGGCGTCGAATTCGGTCCCCGTGACGCCTCGGTCATCGCGGACCTGCTGGTGAAGACCGGCGTGTCCCTCGTCGAGGTCGGAATGGTCTCCGGACCCTCCTCGAAGGACGCCGACCTGGTCCTCGCCACGCACGAGACCGTGGGCCCCGAGCGCAGCCTCACCCTGGTCGTGGTGCGTGACCGGCGGCAGGTGGAGGAGGCGCTCGACGAGGCGCTGCGCCTGGGCGTGCGGAACGTGATGTTCTCCATCCCCACCTCGGAGGAGCACGCCGCGCTCAAGCTCGCCTCGCCGAGCAGCAAGTACCTGATCAACGTGGCGCGCGCCGCGATCGAGGGGGCCAAGGAGCGCGGCTTCCACGTCACCTTCAGCGGTGAGGACGGCGCGCGCACCCCCAAGGAGCGCCTGGTCCCGTACGTGACCGCGGGCTTCGAGGCCGGGGCCGACCGGTTCCGGCTCGCGGAGACCGTCGCGTACCTCTCGCCGTGGCAGATGGAGGAGAAGATCGCGGACCTGACCGCGATCGACGGCTCCGAGATCGAGATCCACTCGCACAACATGCTGGGCATGGCGGTGGCCAACTCGCTGGCCGCGGTCCGGGCCGGCGCCCGGTGGATCTCGACCACCGTCGGCGGCATCGGCGAGCGCGGCGGCAACGCGCCGCTGGCCGAGCTGCTGACCTCGCTGCGGATCATCCACGGCGACACCCGCTTCGACCTGTCCCACCTCACCGAGCTGTCCGAGGTGGCGCTCAGGGGAGCCGGGCTCGGCGAGGCCTTCCAGTCCGGTCCCACCACACCGCACGCCTTCGCGTACGAGCTGCCCGGCCAGCTCACCCACCCCGAGGCGTACGAGACGCTGCCCGCCGAACTCGTCGGCAACAGCCGCGAGCTGCGCGTGCGCACCCGTCTCACCACGGCCCTCGTCGGCTGGGCGCTGGCCGAGGAGGCCGCCGACCTCGACGTCGCCGCCTTCACCGCGTGGCTGATTGAGCGTCAGGAGACTTCCGGCGCCGGGCTCCTGGACCGGGACGGCATCCGCAAGGCCGCCGTCGACTTCCGGTCCCTCTGATCCTTCATCCCCCACACCCACCCCGCACCACCGAAACGGAGACATCCATGTCCACCCCGCTCATCAGCGCCGTCTGCCCCGAGTGCGAGACCGACCTCTCCACCCCGCCGATGGTCCAGGGCGAGACCCTCGTCTGCCCCGAGTGCATGCTCACGCTGCGCGTCGAGAACGTCGAGGACGACGGCACCCTCTCCCTCGCCATGATCGAAGTGACGCTGCGCGACTGGGGCCAGTGAGCCGCACCGCCCGGATAGGAGTCCCTCAATGAGCGGCAGCAGTATCGCCATCGTCGCGGACCGGATCGGCTGGGAGGAACGCCGGCTGATCGAGACCGCCCCCGCCTTCGGGCACCGCATCGAGTGGGTCAACGACGAGTCCCTGGCGCTGGGCGCCGAGGACTCCTCGCTCAGCGGTCACGACGTCGTCCTCATCCGCAGCAGGAGCTATACGCGGGGCGGCCTCCTGGCCGTCCAGGCGGAGGCCTCCGGGATCAGGACCCTCAACACGGCCCACGCGATCCAGGCCTGCGAGAACAAGCTCGCCCTGCGCACCCTGCTGCGCAAGGCCGGCGTCCCCGTCACGGACTACCGCCTCGTCCTCTCCCGCAAGGACTTCGAGAAGACGCTGAAGGAGCTTCCGCTGCCCCTGGTGCTGAAGCCCGTCTTCGGCGGCATGGGCAAGCGGGTCACGCTGATCCGCGACGCGGACACCGCCCAGTCCGTCTACGACTACATCGAGGACCTCGGCCACGGCTTCGAACAGGCCAGCCTGGTCGAGCCGTTCCTCGACGGCGGCAGCTCCGTACGGTGCTTCGTCGTCGGCCGCGAGCTGATCGCCGCCGCCGAGTTCACCAGCGCCGGCGAGGACTGGCGCAGCAACGCGGCCCTCGGCAACCGCCACCAGGCCATGGACCACGACCCCGAGGTCCAGAAGATCGTCGACGGTGTGGTGAGCGAACTCGGCGAGGGCATCTACGGCATCGACCTCTTCAAGACGGCCGACGGCTACGTCGTCAACGAAGTCAACCACGCCCCGGCGTTCCGGGCGATCACCTCGGCGACCGGCGTGGACATCCCCTCCGCCGTCAGCCGCTACGTGCAGGAGATCCTCGCATGATCCGTGTCGGAATCGTCGGCGCCTCCGGGCTCGCCGGCGGTGAACTGATCCGCCTGGTCACCCAGCATCCCGAGCTGGAACTGACCTTCCTCGGCGGCTCGTCCAACGTGGGCCGGCGTCCCTCGGAGCTCCACCCGGGCCTCCGTCTGGACCTGGGCCTGAGCGTCGAGTCCACCGCGGACACGGACCTGTCGGACCGCTGCGACGTCGTCTTCCTGGCCACGCCCGCCCCGGTGTCGGCCGCGCTGGCCGCCCGGCTGGCCGACCAGGTGCCCTGTGTGATCGACCTCAGCGGCGCCTTCCGGATCCGCACCCCGGAGCTGCACGAGCGCTGGTACCCGAAGGTCGAGCGGACGGCCGAACTGGCCGACCGGTTCGTCTACGGCGTCCCGGAGCTCATCGGCGACCAGCTCGTCGGCGCCTCGCTGATCTCGCTGCCCGGCTGCTACGCGACCGCCATCACCCTCGGCCTCGCCCCGCTGACGCTCGGGCTCGGCCTGGACCTCAAGACGGTCATGATCGACGGCAAGAGCGGCTCCAGCGGCGGCGGTCTGTCGCTGCGCACCGCGGACCTCCACCCGCTGCGCAACGGCGCCATCGCCCCGTACGCCCCGACCGGGCACCGGCACGCGGCGGAGGTGAGCGACTTCTTCGAGCGGGCCAAGCCCGGGAAGATCGCCTCCCTGTCGATGTCGGCGTACGGCGTCTCGCACGTGCGCGGGCTGCTGGCCAGCTCGTACGTCCTCACCGACGACGAGGTCGACGCCCGCGAGCTGCAGCGCGCCTACCTCCGGTTCTACAAGGACAAGCAGTTCGTCCGGGTCCGCCGCAACACCGAGACCCTGATCCCGGTGCCCGACCCGCAGGCGGTGCTCGGCTCCAACTACTGCGACGTCACCGTCATGCACGACCCCGAGGGCAGGCGGATCGTGGTCCTGTCGGCCCTCGACAACATGGTCAAGGGCGCGGCCGGGCAGGGCATCCAGGCGCTGAACCTGCGGTTCGGGCTGGCCGAGGAGACGGGTCTGACGGCGCAGCCGGTGATGCCGGCATGA contains these protein-coding regions:
- a CDS encoding arylmalonate decarboxylase; the protein is MDLLATPRLGVVVPPENPTAEPEFNRLVGERMNVYTSRFPVTPGKGLLEMLEAWNEALPDTLAGFGAMGLDAAVVACSASHYLLAPEGDRAFCEELSDRAGYPVRSSTQAILTACEWLGVERLTLVSPYEPWLTDTSAGFWQAAGLTVDEALLVPAREDHFDPYEVTTAAILERVRDARLADDTALLFTGTGMGTLAALEELGRDSDRVLLTSNLAGAWWALRAAGVDMDPAGGHPLLARLERHTTAVAA
- a CDS encoding isopropylmalate synthase, encoding MAVSQNGGSVPEVLPHISDATLRDSAHMAGVEFGPRDASVIADLLVKTGVSLVEVGMVSGPSSKDADLVLATHETVGPERSLTLVVVRDRRQVEEALDEALRLGVRNVMFSIPTSEEHAALKLASPSSKYLINVARAAIEGAKERGFHVTFSGEDGARTPKERLVPYVTAGFEAGADRFRLAETVAYLSPWQMEEKIADLTAIDGSEIEIHSHNMLGMAVANSLAAVRAGARWISTTVGGIGERGGNAPLAELLTSLRIIHGDTRFDLSHLTELSEVALRGAGLGEAFQSGPTTPHAFAYELPGQLTHPEAYETLPAELVGNSRELRVRTRLTTALVGWALAEEAADLDVAAFTAWLIERQETSGAGLLDRDGIRKAAVDFRSL
- a CDS encoding lysine biosynthesis protein LysW is translated as MSTPLISAVCPECETDLSTPPMVQGETLVCPECMLTLRVENVEDDGTLSLAMIEVTLRDWGQ
- a CDS encoding RimK family alpha-L-glutamate ligase, coding for MSGSSIAIVADRIGWEERRLIETAPAFGHRIEWVNDESLALGAEDSSLSGHDVVLIRSRSYTRGGLLAVQAEASGIRTLNTAHAIQACENKLALRTLLRKAGVPVTDYRLVLSRKDFEKTLKELPLPLVLKPVFGGMGKRVTLIRDADTAQSVYDYIEDLGHGFEQASLVEPFLDGGSSVRCFVVGRELIAAAEFTSAGEDWRSNAALGNRHQAMDHDPEVQKIVDGVVSELGEGIYGIDLFKTADGYVVNEVNHAPAFRAITSATGVDIPSAVSRYVQEILA
- the argC gene encoding N-acetyl-gamma-glutamyl-phosphate reductase, with product MIRVGIVGASGLAGGELIRLVTQHPELELTFLGGSSNVGRRPSELHPGLRLDLGLSVESTADTDLSDRCDVVFLATPAPVSAALAARLADQVPCVIDLSGAFRIRTPELHERWYPKVERTAELADRFVYGVPELIGDQLVGASLISLPGCYATAITLGLAPLTLGLGLDLKTVMIDGKSGSSGGGLSLRTADLHPLRNGAIAPYAPTGHRHAAEVSDFFERAKPGKIASLSMSAYGVSHVRGLLASSYVLTDDEVDARELQRAYLRFYKDKQFVRVRRNTETLIPVPDPQAVLGSNYCDVTVMHDPEGRRIVVLSALDNMVKGAAGQGIQALNLRFGLAEETGLTAQPVMPA